Sequence from the Candidatus Woesearchaeota archaeon genome:
TTTTTTCTTGCAGAAAATGTAAAAGGATTACTTTCTATGCATAACGGAAAAGTGGTTGAGATGATTATAAATGATTTTAAAGAAATAGGTTATAATGTTGATTATAAAATCTTAAATGCTGCTGATTATGGTGTGCCTCAACAAAGAGAAAGAATTTTAATCATTGGAAACAGATTAGGTGCAAAGAATAAATTCCCTGAACCAACTCATCAAAATATATCAATTAATCAACAACAGCTTGTAGATAAAAAATTAAAACCTCATGTTACTGTAAAAGAAGCTACAGAACATTTAGCTGATTTATGGATTAGTTATAATCCAATTATTAAAGATGGAAGAAAAATACTTAATCATATTGCTAGGACAAATGTTCATGATAAATTTTGGGGAAGAAAACACAAGGTTGATCAACACGAAATTTGTGATTACTTAAAATATTGGAGAAACAAAAAGGGCATTTCAACAAAAAAAGTTGATGAATATTTTGGTTATAAACATACTGCAGGACATTGGTTTAGAAAAGATAATAATTCTGGTAGTATCCCTAATCCTGATGATTGGTGGAAATTAAAAGAATTATTGGGATTTGATAATAAATATGACAAGCAAGTAACCGAATTAGAATTAAAAGAAATTAAATTTGAACAATCTTTAAGAATTAATAACTGGGATAGACCTTCAGATACTATTACTGCAACAGGTCCTGAAATTCATCCTAACAAAAAAAGAAGAATGTCTGTGAGAGAATGTGCAATAATTCAAACATTTCCAGATAATTTTGTATTTGAAGGTAGTTTAGGAAATATGTACAAACAAATAGGAAATGCAGTTCCAGTTCTTTTAGGTGAAAAAGTAGCTCAAGTTATTAAAGAAATTTTGGTGGAAAATGGCAACTGAACAAGAAATGAAAAAAATTGAAGACATGGAATATAAATACTTAAATAAATTCTACCATTTTCTTAAATATGTTGAAGATGAGATGCTTTTTGGGTTTAATACAAAAGAAAAAATAAAAGACGATTGGTTTGAAAAGTATGCTTCTGGAATTTCTAGTTTTGCAGTTGGTGCAGAACGAATTGTTTATTCTTTATTCAACGGAAAAGGAATTGGACAACCAAACTCCGCACCCGTTGGTTCTGATATTTTTTTTGAAACAGAAGATGCGTTTATTCACATTGATCTAAAAACAGTTCAAACGAGAAATATTGGAGATTATACTACGAGTATTTTTGTTGGAAGAAATCAAAATAGTTATACTGGAAAAATGTTAGTTAATGGCAGTCAAGAAAGAGATTATGAAAGTGCATTACCTTCATTTTACAAGAATCAAGGAAATAAAAAAATATGCTTAACATATTTTATTACAATTTTATATGAAGAAGAAAACTTGAAAATTCTTAATATAAATATTGTGTGTATGCCAAATGGAGCTTTAGAACCGCATTATAAGGCAAGAGTTTTAAAAGCAGGTAAAAATCCAGATAAAACTAGATTTAATTTTTCGCAGGTTCCTAATTTTGAATTTTTAGATGGGGAGAAAAAAAGAATAAAAGTGGTTTATTATGATGAGTCCACTTTAGATAAATCTGAAAAGAA
This genomic interval carries:
- a CDS encoding DNA cytosine methyltransferase; amino-acid sequence: MAKKKRVYKVVSLFSGCGGLDLGFINAGFEVVWANDFFPDAVNTYKKNIGEHIVLGDITKIPSSEIPDDFDILLGGFPCQGFSIANKKRSMEDERNFLYKEMLRIVKDKKPAFFLAENVKGLLSMHNGKVVEMIINDFKEIGYNVDYKILNAADYGVPQQRERILIIGNRLGAKNKFPEPTHQNISINQQQLVDKKLKPHVTVKEATEHLADLWISYNPIIKDGRKILNHIARTNVHDKFWGRKHKVDQHEICDYLKYWRNKKGISTKKVDEYFGYKHTAGHWFRKDNNSGSIPNPDDWWKLKELLGFDNKYDKQVTELELKEIKFEQSLRINNWDRPSDTITATGPEIHPNKKRRMSVRECAIIQTFPDNFVFEGSLGNMYKQIGNAVPVLLGEKVAQVIKEILVENGN